A stretch of Cupriavidus sp. D39 DNA encodes these proteins:
- a CDS encoding TolC family protein: protein MEITLTIPLTDGGYTSAKVRKATALSEQAQAALETARTDAIVNQQKNCAQLRAARLSAASAEDAWHRMEKVMTGLERERQMGFNNTFDILDASRDRFSAAREFIEQTYDVRRLLIGLRLAQSSGNNDGPYADLIGAILNGL from the coding sequence ATGGAAATAACACTGACGATTCCGCTGACTGATGGCGGGTATACCAGTGCAAAGGTGCGGAAAGCGACTGCGCTATCAGAGCAGGCTCAGGCCGCGCTTGAGACTGCACGCACTGACGCGATCGTTAATCAGCAAAAAAACTGTGCGCAGTTGCGTGCTGCCCGATTATCTGCCGCCAGTGCAGAAGACGCGTGGCACCGGATGGAAAAAGTGATGACGGGCCTCGAACGGGAACGTCAGATGGGGTTTAACAATACGTTCGACATATTGGATGCTTCACGCGACCGGTTTTCGGCAGCACGCGAGTTCATCGAGCAGACCTATGACGTCCGTCGACTGTTGATTGGCCTCCGCCTGGCCCAATCCAGTGGGAATAATGACGGGCCATACGCGGACCTGATCGGTGCGATTCTGAACGGTCTATGA
- a CDS encoding HlyD family secretion protein yields the protein MILAFFGLFLCVAAVLVFGQYMRKVSIQGVLEPQGGQVLLISPENGTLRQVFVRPGDQVHAGDVVAEVAVLRKVGSDDNGGGETVALRDSIDRFRATRNLTERDGLLLAAATTDELRRLMDEAAQAKQELDSDLQAEQVFSGELATLKLLVAEGIRSTRELTDVEIKYLHIKSESARVRQNIARIEGKEADIKKQLQREKSSLSRQNNETEARINQLNIELDRALKSESFRITATHDGIIDSTLSQTGKSIQSGEVIATISDPHVPLQALMFVRPSDIGFVRPSDEVLLQIDAFPTQQFGSIAGKIISISSTSVINSQFKTLASLRDGERSYMAVVALQTSSVTGYGKGWRLQSGMTCHGYVALERQSLFRWLFNPVFAALGRNPYFLTA from the coding sequence TTGATACTGGCCTTCTTTGGCCTGTTTCTGTGTGTAGCTGCTGTGCTTGTCTTTGGCCAATACATGCGAAAGGTGTCCATCCAGGGAGTGCTTGAGCCGCAGGGGGGACAGGTGCTTCTGATTTCTCCGGAAAACGGAACGCTGCGCCAGGTTTTCGTTCGCCCAGGAGATCAGGTTCACGCCGGCGATGTCGTAGCAGAGGTGGCGGTGTTGCGCAAGGTAGGGAGCGATGACAACGGGGGCGGGGAAACGGTAGCTCTGCGCGACAGCATCGACAGATTTCGTGCGACCCGCAACTTGACCGAACGGGACGGCCTATTGCTGGCCGCGGCAACGACCGACGAGTTGCGACGGTTAATGGACGAGGCCGCGCAGGCAAAGCAGGAACTGGATTCCGATCTTCAGGCCGAACAGGTTTTCAGCGGCGAACTGGCAACACTGAAGCTTCTGGTCGCCGAAGGGATTCGTTCGACACGGGAATTGACGGACGTCGAAATTAAGTATTTGCATATAAAGAGCGAAAGTGCGCGTGTGCGCCAGAATATTGCACGGATCGAAGGAAAAGAAGCTGATATCAAGAAGCAGCTTCAGCGTGAAAAGAGCTCGCTGAGCCGGCAGAATAACGAAACAGAGGCGCGTATCAATCAGCTGAATATCGAGCTAGATCGTGCATTAAAGAGCGAGTCGTTCCGGATCACCGCAACACACGACGGAATAATCGACTCGACCCTTAGTCAGACCGGAAAATCCATTCAGAGTGGCGAAGTTATAGCAACCATCAGTGACCCGCATGTTCCTTTGCAGGCACTAATGTTCGTTCGTCCCTCTGACATCGGTTTCGTGCGGCCCAGTGACGAAGTGTTGCTGCAAATCGACGCCTTTCCGACCCAGCAGTTTGGCAGTATAGCCGGAAAAATCATAAGTATCTCTTCTACCTCCGTGATCAACAGCCAGTTCAAGACGTTGGCCAGTCTGCGGGATGGCGAGCGTTCATATATGGCAGTGGTGGCTTTACAGACGAGCAGCGTGACAGGCTACGGCAAAGGCTGGAGACTGCAATCCGGCATGACCTGCCATGGTTACGTAGCCTTGGAGCGACAGTCATTGTTCCGTTGGCTGTTTAATCCGGTGTTTGCCGCACTTGGCCGCAACCCATATTTTTTGACCGCATAA
- a CDS encoding cysteine peptidase family C39 domain-containing protein gives MVIWRNLRDGFQSFFRKRVPVVRQMELSDCGISCLCAIAQFHGAGVSLSGLKIRYGTSLQGATLLQVLCMARDLGYNGRGISFSMSHVQDIVLPAILHWNTNHLVVLERVTKSFIEIMDPAVGRRIYTHHEFALSATGYALELSIDKLFRHQGTRRLLRFSDFIARNRNTWSFLRASLLLTLIIEAAAIASPFFVQLVIDEAVTKNDLDILNLLVLVFGAIAIWDVAARFLRGYLHMDLAARLHNDAKIGLVSRLLSLPLSWFDVRGVSQIYQRLRQIDMLQTSLSDATFSALLDGVFSLVALAIMFTISPVLAVLSTLVLASYIAARQFMLYSVRKRMGIQLAAVAKADGNLLRLIDDIQAIKLTTAEAGKLNRWANMQLDASRERIWLQIIGYRFALFSETLRHAERLGVIYLGAAFALKGNISVGMVFAYLMFRDQFLNKSIGCVQTVYELKQSEGMLDELRDVIDAPLEVARTGFSAGAARLIPVGNCDSKMCASGTQLLSSQSSTM, from the coding sequence ATGGTAATCTGGCGAAATCTAAGAGATGGGTTCCAATCCTTCTTCCGGAAGAGAGTGCCTGTAGTGAGGCAAATGGAATTGAGTGACTGTGGCATATCGTGCTTGTGTGCGATTGCACAATTCCATGGTGCCGGTGTCAGCTTGTCCGGATTGAAGATCCGTTATGGGACGTCGCTACAGGGTGCTACGCTCTTGCAGGTATTATGTATGGCACGCGATCTCGGCTACAACGGGAGGGGAATTTCCTTCTCAATGAGCCATGTGCAGGATATAGTGCTGCCCGCGATTCTGCACTGGAATACGAATCATCTTGTTGTTCTCGAACGCGTAACAAAATCTTTTATCGAGATCATGGACCCAGCCGTCGGGCGGCGTATCTACACCCATCATGAATTCGCGCTGTCCGCGACGGGCTATGCCCTCGAATTGTCGATCGACAAACTATTTCGTCATCAGGGTACAAGGCGATTGCTTCGCTTCTCCGATTTTATTGCTCGCAATCGCAACACGTGGTCATTCCTGCGTGCGAGCCTGCTTCTGACGTTGATTATTGAGGCGGCGGCCATTGCCAGCCCCTTCTTTGTCCAACTGGTCATCGACGAAGCTGTGACAAAGAACGATCTGGATATCCTGAACCTACTCGTTCTGGTGTTTGGCGCCATTGCCATATGGGATGTGGCGGCAAGATTTCTGCGTGGTTATCTGCATATGGATCTGGCAGCCCGTTTGCATAACGATGCAAAAATTGGGCTCGTTTCACGCTTGTTATCGTTGCCGCTTTCGTGGTTTGATGTTCGCGGCGTCAGTCAGATATATCAACGGTTGCGACAAATAGATATGCTGCAAACGTCGCTATCTGATGCGACATTTTCAGCATTACTGGATGGTGTCTTTTCCCTGGTTGCTCTGGCCATCATGTTTACCATCAGCCCGGTGCTGGCGGTACTGTCGACATTGGTTCTTGCTAGCTACATTGCAGCGCGCCAATTCATGCTGTATTCCGTTCGAAAGAGAATGGGAATCCAACTGGCCGCGGTGGCAAAGGCGGATGGCAATCTGTTGCGCTTGATTGACGATATTCAGGCGATCAAACTGACAACCGCCGAAGCGGGAAAACTGAACCGATGGGCGAACATGCAGCTGGATGCTTCCCGGGAAAGGATCTGGCTTCAGATCATCGGCTACCGATTTGCTCTGTTTAGCGAGACATTACGTCATGCCGAAAGGCTCGGCGTGATTTACCTTGGCGCGGCCTTCGCCTTGAAAGGTAATATTAGCGTTGGGATGGTGTTTGCCTATTTGATGTTTAGGGATCAATTTCTCAATAAATCCATTGGTTGCGTTCAGACTGTCTATGAACTGAAGCAATCGGAGGGAATGCTCGATGAACTACGCGATGTGATCGATGCGCCTCTAGAGGTCGCGCGGACTGGATTTTCCGCGGGGGCCGCCCGATTGATCCCGGTGGGGAACTGCGACTCGAAGATGTGTGCTTCAGGTACGCAGCTTTTGTCAAGCCAATCCTCTACGATGTAA
- a CDS encoding ATP-binding cassette domain-containing protein yields MCFRYAAFVKPILYDVNLVISAGEKIAITGVSGSGKSTLLKIFTSLYQPTSGVFRVDGVDIRSISLMDYRRKIAVLDSKPSFHNGSILENIF; encoded by the coding sequence GTGTGCTTCAGGTACGCAGCTTTTGTCAAGCCAATCCTCTACGATGTAAATCTGGTTATTTCGGCTGGAGAAAAAATTGCGATCACTGGGGTATCGGGTTCTGGAAAATCCACTCTCCTTAAAATATTTACGAGCCTCTATCAGCCGACCTCTGGAGTTTTTCGAGTCGACGGTGTTGATATCAGAAGCATTTCGCTGATGGACTATCGCAGAAAGATCGCGGTGCTCGACTCAAAGCCTTCGTTTCACAACGGAAGCATCCTCGAAAACATTTTTTGA
- a CDS encoding ATP-binding cassette domain-containing protein, producing MECARNAGLHDDILGQPGGYATLVSAQGNSLSSGQQQRLLLARALYTRPRFLILDEPTAHLDALTERAVVERLLELEATVIVVTHNPTVLALFPSLLKVDQGTVTRLRRC from the coding sequence ATCGAATGCGCCCGTAACGCTGGCTTGCATGACGACATCCTGGGTCAACCGGGCGGCTACGCGACGCTTGTGAGCGCTCAGGGCAACAGCCTGTCGTCAGGACAACAGCAGCGGCTGTTGCTCGCACGGGCGCTTTATACAAGACCGCGGTTTCTTATCCTGGATGAACCTACAGCGCATCTGGACGCGCTGACAGAGCGGGCGGTCGTGGAACGTCTTCTAGAACTGGAGGCGACCGTGATCGTTGTCACGCACAACCCGACGGTACTGGCCTTGTTTCCCTCGCTGCTCAAGGTCGATCAAGGCACCGTGACTCGGCTAAGGCGTTGTTGA
- a CDS encoding reverse transcriptase domain-containing protein, whose amino-acid sequence MAQRAIVMLLEPIYEQDFQDCSFGFRRARSAHRALRAVWKGITQRGGRWVLDVDVRKYFDSIDQAKLREFLARRVTDGVVRRLIDKWLKAGVLEDGQLFYPDAGTPQGGVVAAYNVAYFSLRRLNHSSFRCQKPQAVGQP is encoded by the coding sequence GTGGCGCAGCGCGCCATCGTTATGCTGCTGGAGCCGATTTACGAACAGGATTTTCAGGACTGCTCGTTCGGCTTCCGGCGGGCTCGCAGTGCGCACCGGGCACTGCGGGCTGTATGGAAGGGGATTACGCAGCGGGGTGGTCGGTGGGTGCTGGATGTCGATGTTCGGAAATATTTTGACAGCATTGACCAAGCCAAACTGAGAGAGTTCCTAGCCAGAAGAGTCACAGATGGAGTAGTACGAAGACTGATCGACAAGTGGCTGAAAGCGGGAGTGCTGGAGGATGGGCAGCTGTTTTATCCCGATGCCGGTACCCCTCAAGGCGGGGTGGTTGCCGCTTACAACGTTGCATACTTTTCACTCCGTCGTCTGAATCATTCGAGTTTTCGCTGTCAAAAGCCCCAGGCTGTGGGTCAACCCTGA
- the tssB gene encoding type VI secretion system contractile sheath small subunit encodes MDFDALDQTQYDPALCLKINRVQFFGDGACKFLDPIDDQKQLALHRTRVGPAGICAECPVMGIPTAIARRSERSNLSDSLRQKGRIMANEWRALRKVRAILHYHLAQREGDQSIELRKRLSSIHKEGLNNGKRAETYGSPKERVNIVYQSDLDGRSNDVELPFKLMVLSDFTLRENPEPLEDRKPVGVDKTNFDNVMKAHGLIMNLDVPNRLAEGAMALPVSLSVSTLADFGPDSIVQQVPELKRLMELREALRGLKGPLGNIPEFRSKLQQVVKDNSVRVRLLAELGIEEA; translated from the coding sequence GTGGATTTCGACGCGCTTGACCAGACCCAATACGATCCTGCGCTTTGTCTCAAGATCAATCGTGTCCAGTTTTTCGGTGACGGCGCCTGCAAATTCCTCGATCCGATTGATGACCAGAAACAGCTCGCTTTGCACCGCACTCGAGTTGGGCCCGCCGGGATCTGTGCGGAGTGTCCAGTAATGGGTATTCCTACCGCGATCGCGCGCCGATCCGAGCGCAGCAATCTCTCAGATTCTTTACGGCAGAAGGGACGCATCATGGCAAATGAGTGGCGGGCGCTTCGAAAAGTGCGAGCGATATTGCACTATCACCTCGCGCAACGGGAAGGCGACCAGAGTATCGAGTTGCGAAAGCGGCTCAGTTCTATTCACAAAGAAGGATTGAATAATGGCAAACGAGCAGAGACCTACGGCTCCCCCAAAGAGCGTGTCAACATCGTCTATCAATCGGATCTAGATGGCCGGTCGAACGATGTTGAATTGCCTTTCAAGCTGATGGTGTTGAGTGACTTCACGTTGCGCGAGAATCCGGAGCCCCTGGAGGATCGCAAGCCCGTAGGCGTTGATAAGACGAATTTTGACAACGTGATGAAAGCTCACGGGCTGATCATGAATTTGGATGTGCCAAATCGGCTGGCGGAGGGGGCGATGGCGCTTCCGGTGTCGCTTTCCGTGAGTACGCTCGCCGACTTCGGGCCGGATTCCATCGTGCAGCAAGTGCCAGAACTCAAACGGCTCATGGAACTGCGTGAAGCGCTGCGTGGACTGAAGGGGCCTCTCGGAAACATCCCGGAATTTCGAAGCAAACTGCAACAGGTTGTCAAAGACAACTCTGTCCGTGTCCGTCTGTTGGCGGAGCTGGGTATTGAAGAGGCGTAG
- the tssC gene encoding type VI secretion system contractile sheath large subunit gives MADNAKQIDSAQSTGAVANPSIIDELVEAARVKAEDPIYPIARMGLEALMTEVIRRQQPNEKVTSAVVDAMIADIDSRLSAQIDAIMHHADFQKMESAWRGLRFLVDRTNFQENNRIFIVDIGKEALLRDFEEIPEVTKSGLYKLCYTSEYGQYGGQPYGAIIGNYEFSPKPQDMTLLRKVASVAAMSHAPFIAAAAAEFFGVDDFSQLPNVKDLASIYDMPQFAKWNAFRESEDARYVGLTLPHFLLRLPYGSDTVPAKTFNFQEDVSEGKRGFLWGNAAFAFATRLTDSFAGHRWCANVIGPQGGGTISDLPMYFYESMGEIQAKIPIEILISERKEYELAEHGFIALTMRKNSDTAAFFSANSIQKPAFFGQNREAKETELNFKLGTQLPYIFIVSRLAHYIKVIQRENIGMWKERADLERELNKWVNQYVVDMDDPLPGVRSKRPLRAGQVEVSEVEGDPGWYRVALKVKPHFKYMGATFVLSLVGKLDKE, from the coding sequence ATGGCAGACAACGCTAAACAGATCGACTCGGCGCAGAGCACCGGCGCGGTAGCAAATCCCTCAATTATCGACGAACTGGTAGAGGCCGCTCGCGTAAAGGCGGAGGATCCGATTTATCCCATCGCCCGGATGGGTCTTGAGGCGCTGATGACCGAAGTGATCCGGCGTCAGCAGCCAAACGAAAAAGTTACATCAGCGGTAGTGGACGCGATGATTGCCGACATCGATAGCCGCCTGTCGGCTCAGATAGATGCAATCATGCATCATGCGGATTTCCAGAAGATGGAGTCGGCGTGGCGTGGTTTGCGTTTCCTTGTTGATCGCACAAATTTCCAAGAGAACAATCGTATTTTTATCGTGGATATCGGCAAGGAAGCTTTGCTTCGTGACTTCGAGGAGATCCCAGAAGTTACCAAGTCTGGGCTGTACAAGCTCTGCTACACGTCTGAATATGGTCAATACGGTGGTCAGCCCTATGGCGCCATAATCGGAAACTATGAGTTCTCGCCGAAACCGCAGGATATGACCTTGCTGCGCAAGGTGGCCAGTGTGGCAGCGATGAGTCATGCACCTTTTATCGCTGCAGCAGCGGCCGAGTTCTTCGGTGTAGACGACTTCTCCCAGTTGCCCAATGTCAAGGATCTTGCCTCGATCTACGACATGCCGCAATTCGCAAAATGGAATGCATTTCGAGAGAGCGAGGATGCTCGCTACGTGGGTTTGACCCTCCCCCATTTTCTGTTGCGCCTACCATACGGGTCAGACACGGTACCGGCCAAGACGTTCAATTTTCAGGAAGACGTGTCGGAAGGGAAGCGCGGTTTTCTGTGGGGTAACGCCGCCTTTGCTTTTGCCACGCGGCTCACGGACAGTTTTGCCGGGCACCGCTGGTGTGCCAACGTAATTGGTCCGCAAGGCGGCGGTACGATAAGTGACTTGCCTATGTATTTTTATGAGTCAATGGGCGAAATACAGGCAAAGATACCAATTGAAATCCTCATTTCCGAGCGCAAGGAATATGAACTAGCAGAGCACGGCTTCATTGCTCTGACTATGCGAAAGAATAGCGACACAGCCGCTTTTTTCTCTGCCAATTCCATACAGAAGCCTGCATTTTTCGGCCAAAACCGTGAAGCAAAGGAGACGGAGCTAAATTTCAAGCTGGGCACTCAACTGCCTTACATTTTCATTGTTAGTCGTTTGGCCCACTACATCAAAGTGATCCAACGAGAAAACATTGGCATGTGGAAGGAAAGGGCAGACTTGGAGCGCGAACTCAACAAGTGGGTGAATCAATATGTCGTTGACATGGACGACCCATTGCCCGGTGTACGCAGCAAGCGTCCGCTGCGAGCCGGTCAAGTGGAGGTGAGCGAGGTTGAGGGGGACCCGGGCTGGTATCGAGTTGCACTAAAGGTTAAGCCCCATTTCAAGTATATGGGTGCCACTTTCGTACTCTCGCTCGTCGGCAAGTTGGACAAGGAATGA
- the tssA gene encoding type VI secretion system protein TssA, translating into MRAIADALPAEGMECVDYARLGAAPVGESGAGRDPAGTPKFEQLQEEIDRANHPAIDGTTDWQQVMTLAQDVLACTGKDVRVACYLGVGLVRLHGLSGFYGAVRLLHAMLMTFWDECHPNSLRARRNALAWWLKYSAEVLRNLPVNPVPVATLESLQNGLAGFDRLLREKDPDGLFIGELTRTLDRFPPELSEAEDPYDKSPAAVLPPSDPIGDWLARFDAIDHDGALDHLANALKRVSAILHRADPTNHLAYRLRRVGAWLTVRECPAAQNGCTMLAAPPSSVVATLQELMKRHAWSELATAAEELVNEHTLWLDLHRIACEALEILGPDYERAATEIRSEIGLLLLRLPGVEKLAFSDGMPFADAATHAWLDRLRAKSAQREITVTQAADLLDAALERARPLMRGGKLAAALDELESAGTGVAGRDAYLFRVALAELLLECGGAQGRHLSPFFAGLLPEVDQHGLERWEPGLAVRGLIAGYQGLGVCGWTGGDTPSSEALLRRIAALSPRAALLGGLGS; encoded by the coding sequence ATGAGAGCGATCGCTGATGCGCTTCCGGCAGAGGGTATGGAGTGTGTGGACTACGCACGACTCGGTGCGGCGCCGGTGGGTGAAAGCGGCGCCGGCCGCGATCCCGCCGGAACCCCCAAATTCGAGCAGTTACAGGAAGAAATTGACCGAGCCAACCACCCCGCGATTGATGGTACCACCGACTGGCAGCAGGTGATGACCCTGGCGCAGGATGTGCTTGCATGCACCGGAAAGGATGTGCGGGTTGCTTGCTATTTGGGAGTCGGTTTAGTACGGCTACATGGACTATCTGGTTTTTACGGTGCAGTGCGGCTTCTGCACGCGATGCTGATGACTTTCTGGGACGAGTGTCACCCGAACAGCCTGCGCGCCCGTCGCAACGCGTTGGCGTGGTGGCTCAAGTACTCCGCAGAGGTGCTGCGCAACCTACCGGTCAATCCGGTGCCAGTAGCAACGCTCGAATCGCTACAGAACGGCTTGGCGGGGTTCGACCGGCTGCTACGGGAGAAAGATCCAGATGGTTTGTTTATTGGCGAGTTGACACGAACGCTTGATCGCTTCCCTCCGGAATTGTCTGAAGCAGAAGACCCGTACGATAAGTCGCCGGCGGCTGTGCTGCCTCCATCGGACCCGATCGGAGACTGGCTAGCCCGCTTCGACGCGATCGACCACGACGGCGCCTTGGACCACCTGGCCAATGCACTCAAACGGGTCAGCGCGATTCTACATCGCGCCGACCCCACCAATCACTTGGCCTACCGGCTACGACGGGTTGGCGCATGGCTGACTGTGAGGGAATGCCCAGCTGCGCAGAACGGATGCACGATGTTGGCCGCGCCGCCATCGTCTGTTGTCGCGACTCTACAGGAACTGATGAAACGGCACGCGTGGAGCGAACTAGCTACTGCGGCGGAAGAGTTGGTGAATGAGCATACGCTGTGGCTCGACCTGCACCGCATTGCGTGTGAGGCGCTTGAGATCTTGGGCCCAGACTACGAGCGGGCGGCCACCGAGATCCGCTCGGAGATTGGCCTGCTGCTGCTGCGGTTGCCCGGTGTGGAGAAGCTTGCCTTCTCCGATGGTATGCCGTTCGCCGATGCGGCGACGCATGCTTGGCTCGACCGATTGCGGGCGAAATCGGCCCAACGGGAGATCACAGTAACGCAGGCTGCCGACCTCTTGGACGCGGCGCTGGAGCGGGCGCGACCTTTGATGCGTGGAGGCAAGCTGGCCGCAGCCCTCGATGAGCTGGAGAGCGCTGGAACGGGCGTTGCAGGCAGGGATGCCTATCTGTTCAGGGTGGCGTTGGCAGAGCTCCTGCTGGAATGCGGTGGCGCCCAAGGACGTCACCTGTCACCGTTCTTCGCCGGGCTATTGCCGGAAGTCGACCAACACGGCCTTGAGCGATGGGAACCAGGGCTGGCTGTAAGAGGCTTGATCGCGGGCTATCAGGGACTGGGCGTCTGCGGCTGGACAGGAGGGGATACGCCCAGCAGTGAGGCGTTGTTGCGACGTATTGCGGCCCTCTCACCACGCGCCGCTCTCCTTGGAGGTCTGGGGTCCTAG
- the tssH gene encoding type VI secretion system ATPase TssH, with protein sequence MARYCINFTERAIAGAIDPVIGRDREIRQVIEILSRRRKNNPIVVGEPGVGKTAVVEGLALRISAGDVPPPLRGAVLLGLDVGALEAGAGVRGEFENRLRQVVREIEALTEPAVLFIDEAHVIVRPPSAGGNDFANLLKPALANGTLRAVAATTWSEYKKYFEKDLALARRFQVVAVGEPSIAQAKVILRGLRERYEADHGVFVSDAGLEAAVDLADRYIHGRQLPDKALDLFDTACAQVAIGLSSTPEEIETVENQIEALEVQRQGLERELRHGRRTENELASMDNALTDWRAQREELIGRWRKEEEIVREVIELRTKLASAPPEVLAEIGMQLVAAEVRLADIQGDAPMVCSEVGPDVVAKVVSRWTGIPLGKVLRDQTESILALADSLRRRVRGQDHALTLVAETVRSAAAGLKDPRQPRGVFLLVGPSGTGKTETALALADVLFGDERSAIILNMTEYREAHSVSRLIGSPPGYVGYGEGGVLTEAVRQRPYSVILLDEVEKAHLDVMNLFYQVFDKGMLSDGEGKLIDFSQTVILMTSNLASEAIADGMASRGETMASLEDRIRPLLNAHFKPALLARMTVIPYLALSPEVVREVIEMKLARLADRMRCNHGMEMRYSTEVIETIASRCSANEAGARYADMLIRTEVVSLLSEGILQRLVDQTALPAAVTLEVDETDGFSCRFEG encoded by the coding sequence TTGGCGCGCTACTGCATCAATTTCACTGAGCGGGCTATTGCCGGCGCCATCGATCCGGTGATCGGCCGCGACCGCGAGATTCGCCAGGTAATCGAGATCCTGTCCCGGCGGCGCAAGAACAACCCTATCGTGGTAGGCGAGCCCGGAGTGGGTAAGACGGCGGTGGTGGAAGGGCTGGCGCTGAGGATTTCGGCTGGCGACGTCCCTCCGCCTCTACGTGGCGCTGTTCTGCTTGGTCTGGACGTGGGCGCTCTGGAGGCCGGAGCGGGAGTCCGCGGTGAATTTGAGAATCGGTTGCGTCAGGTTGTGCGCGAGATTGAAGCGCTAACTGAGCCGGCTGTGCTGTTCATCGACGAGGCCCATGTCATTGTACGGCCACCGTCGGCGGGGGGCAATGATTTTGCAAACCTGCTCAAGCCCGCGTTGGCCAACGGCACACTTCGAGCAGTCGCAGCAACTACTTGGTCCGAATACAAGAAGTATTTCGAGAAAGACTTGGCGCTCGCCCGGCGCTTCCAAGTCGTTGCGGTGGGAGAACCCAGCATTGCCCAAGCGAAGGTGATCCTGCGTGGTCTGCGCGAGCGCTATGAGGCGGACCACGGGGTGTTTGTGTCGGACGCAGGGTTGGAGGCAGCCGTGGATCTGGCCGATCGCTATATCCACGGCCGCCAATTGCCGGATAAAGCCTTGGATTTGTTCGACACCGCGTGCGCGCAGGTGGCAATCGGCCTATCCTCCACGCCGGAAGAAATCGAGACGGTTGAGAACCAGATCGAGGCATTGGAAGTTCAGCGGCAGGGCTTAGAACGAGAGTTGCGTCATGGCCGTAGGACAGAGAACGAACTCGCATCGATGGACAATGCGCTCACCGACTGGCGCGCCCAGAGAGAGGAACTCATCGGCCGATGGCGGAAGGAGGAGGAAATCGTACGAGAAGTGATCGAGCTACGTACCAAATTGGCGTCCGCCCCCCCCGAAGTGTTGGCAGAGATTGGTATGCAACTCGTAGCGGCCGAGGTACGGTTGGCAGACATCCAGGGCGACGCACCGATGGTATGTTCTGAGGTTGGGCCTGATGTGGTGGCCAAGGTCGTGTCTCGCTGGACCGGAATTCCCTTGGGCAAGGTACTGCGAGACCAGACAGAGTCAATCCTGGCATTAGCGGACAGCTTGCGACGACGGGTGAGGGGCCAGGACCATGCTCTGACGCTCGTTGCAGAAACTGTGCGGAGCGCAGCTGCCGGACTGAAGGATCCCCGCCAACCACGAGGCGTGTTCCTTTTGGTCGGACCTTCAGGCACGGGCAAGACAGAGACTGCTCTAGCTCTAGCCGATGTCCTGTTCGGCGACGAACGCTCGGCAATCATCCTCAACATGACCGAGTATCGCGAAGCCCACAGCGTTAGCCGGCTGATCGGGTCGCCTCCTGGCTATGTTGGCTATGGCGAAGGCGGCGTGCTAACGGAAGCGGTACGGCAACGTCCCTATTCTGTCATCCTGCTTGACGAGGTCGAGAAGGCGCACCTGGACGTCATGAATCTCTTTTATCAGGTGTTCGACAAGGGCATGCTGTCCGATGGCGAGGGCAAGCTGATTGATTTTTCCCAGACTGTGATCCTGATGACATCCAATCTGGCATCGGAGGCAATTGCCGATGGGATGGCGTCTCGGGGAGAAACTATGGCCTCCTTGGAAGATCGCATTCGCCCTTTACTCAACGCACATTTCAAGCCGGCACTGCTGGCGCGAATGACAGTAATCCCGTACCTGGCATTGTCACCGGAGGTAGTGCGGGAGGTCATCGAGATGAAATTAGCGCGGCTTGCCGACCGGATGCGATGCAATCACGGTATGGAAATGCGCTACTCCACGGAGGTGATTGAGACGATCGCTAGTCGTTGCAGTGCAAATGAGGCCGGAGCGCGTTACGCCGATATGCTCATTCGCACTGAGGTCGTCTCACTTCTGTCCGAGGGGATCCTGCAGCGCTTGGTGGATCAGACGGCTCTGCCCGCTGCGGTTACTTTGGAAGTGGATGAGACGGACGGTTTCTCCTGCCGCTTCGAAGGATGA